The Amycolatopsis japonica nucleotide sequence CGCGGAAGGGGAAGGGGCCTTCGGACCACGCGCCGATCGTGGTGGATCTTTCGCTCTGAACGCGCGTTTTCGGGTGCCGGATGTCATGAAAGGGTCGTTCAGGACGTTTTTCGTCCCGAACGACCCTTTCATGACACTTGAGTGAGCCCGGCGAACGCCGCCTGCCCCGGATGCCAGGAACGGTCCTTTCCTGGCAAATTTTGCCAGGAAAGGACCGTTCCTAGCACCTGAAGGAGCCGGAGAGCGGCGTCAGCCTCCCTTGGCCCAAGTCCGTGAAGGCCTCCTTGAGGGACTCTGGGTCCCTCAAGGAGGCCTTCACGGACTTGGGAGGCGCCACATGCGCCCCACCTGCACCAGCAGTCACAGCGGCCGCGCGTGAAGGGGCCCTTCCCTCGGCTCAGCCGAGGAAAGGAGTCCTTCACACCTTCCCAAGTACATGAAGGCCCCCTTCCTTGCGCTAGACGCAAGGAAGGGGGCCTTCACGTACTTGCCACACCTAAGGATCGCATTCAGAGGACGAAACGCGGTCGGTCGGGAAAAGGCGAGCGTCAGCCCTCCCAGGCCGCCTTGTGCAGCCGCCGCAACGCCCGCACCGCCGCCACCGCGCGTTCCCGATCAACGGCCTGCACGGCCATGACCGAGTAGTACTCGTCCTCCGGCAGCTCCAGCCGGGCCCATGAGGCGCCGTCCGGGAAGCTCACCGAGAGCACCTCGCTCCACGCGAACTTCTTGGTCATCAGCACGTTCCGGACCTCGATGCCGTCCGCGTCGGCCTTCACGCGCGCGGTCGCGAACAGCATCGTGCCCGCGGCGAGCAGGACGCCGATGCCGATCATCGCCGCCTGGTCGGACGGCTGGAAGATCACGCCGGTGTCCGAGCCGCGCAGCAGCACCGCGACGACCACGAACGTCGCCAGCAGGATCACCGCCAGCACGGAGCACATCACCAGGGCGCGGCGGGGCCGCACCACCACGACCTCGGACTCCGTCATCACATCCGCCTCGACGCTCACACGAATCCCCGCTCGGTCCACGGCTGGCGCAGGTTCCGCAGCGCGTGCGCGGCGTCCAGCGCGGCGACCGTCGCTTCGTAGCCCTTGTCCTCGACGGAGCCGGGCAGACCCGACCGGTCGAGGGCCTGCTGCTCGGTGTCGCAGGTGAGGACGCCGTTGCCGACCGGGGTGCTCTCGTCGAGCGCGACCCTGGTCAGGCCCGCGGTGACCGCGTCGCAGACGTACTCGAAATGCGGCGTCCCGCCCCGGATGACCACGCCCAGCGCGACCACCGCGTCGTGGGTGCGGGCCAGCGCCTGCGCGGCGACGGGCAGTTCGACGGCGCCCGCGACGCGCACGACCGTCGGCTCCTCTTCCAGGTCGGCGGCCTTGGCCGCCTCGAGGGCGCGGTCCAGCAGGGCGCTCGTGATCTTCGTGTGCCAGCGTGTGGCCACGATCCCGAGCCGGATGTTCTTACAGTCGGACAGGTCGAGTTCGACGTCCGGACGGCCTTCGCCGCTCACCGCGTGCCACCTCCGTTGCCCTGGTCGACCTCGGCGCCGACCTGGTCGAAATGCTCCAGCTGGGACAGGTCGTGCCCCATCCGGTCCCGTTTGGTCTTGAGGTAGCGCAGGTTCTCCGGGTTCGGCGAGATCGGCAGCGCGACCCGCCCGGTGACCCGCAGGCCGTAGCCCTCCAGCCCGACACGTTTGGCCGGGTTGTTCGTCAGCAGCCGCATCGAGCGGACGCCGAGGTCGCACAGGATCTGCGCGCCGGTGCCGTAGTCCCGCGCGTCGGCGGGGACGCCGAGCTGCAGGTTCGCGTCGACGGTGTCCGCGCCGGCGTCCTGCAGCTGGTAGGCCTGCAGTTTGTGCAGCAGCCCGATGCCGCGGCCCTCGTGGCCGCGGATGTAGAGCACGACGCCGCGGCCTTCCTTGGCCACCGCTTCCAGCGCGGCCTCCAGCTGCGGGCCGCAGTCGCAGCGCAGCGAGCCGAAGACGTCACCGGTCAGGCACTCGGAGTGCACGCGGACCAGGATGTCCTCGCCGTCGCCGATCTCGCCGTAGACGAACGCGATGTGCTCGATGCCGTCCAGCAGGCTGTCGTACCCGACCGCGCGGAACGTGCCCGCCGAAAGCGGGATCCGCGCCTCGGCCACCCGCTCGACCTGCTTCTCGGTGCGCCGCCGGTACGCGATCAGGTCGGCGATGGTGATCATCTTGAGGTCGTGGTCCGCGGCGAAGACCTCGAGTTCGTCGCGGCGGGCCATGTCGCCCTCGTCCTTCTGCGACACGATCTCGCAGAGCACCCCGGACGGCGAAAGGCCGGCCAGCCGGGCCAGGTCGACGGAGGCTTCGGTGTGCCCCGGGCGCCGCAGGACGCCGCCCTGCTTGGCGCGCAGCGGGACCACGTGGCCGGGCCGCCGGAAGTCCGACGCCTTGGACGCCGGGTCGGCGAGCAGCCGGACGGTATGCGACCGGTCGGCCGCGGAGATGCCGGTGGTGATGCCCTCGGCGGCGTCGACCGTGACGCTGTACGCGGTGCCGCGCTGGTCCTGGTTCGTGTGGTACATCGGCGGCAGGTCGAGCCGGTCCGCCTCGGCCTCGGTCAGCGCCACGCAGACGTAACCCGAGGTGTAGCGCACCATGAAGGCCATCAGTTCCGGCGTGGCCTTCTCCGCCGCGAAGATCAGGTCGCCCTCGTTCTCGCGGTCCTCGTCGTCCACCACGACGACCGGACGGCCCGCCTTGATGTCGGCGATCGCCGCCTCGATGGCATCGGCGTTCACTGCCACCACCCCGCCCGCACAGGGGGTCAGATCGGCCGACCCCGGAATCGCACTCGTCTCGCTCACGCCCGCTCCTCCGTACCGCCATTGTCCCCCTGCGCGCGCAGGTGCGGCATGGCCAGCTTCTCGACGTACTTGGCGACCACGTCCACCTCGAGATTCACCAGGTCACCCGGGGTGTTCCGGCCGAGCGTGGTGAGTTCGAGCGTGGTCGGGATCAGGGCGACGGAGAACTCCTCGTCGGTCACCGAAGCGACCGTGAGGGAGACGCCGTCGACCGCGATCGACCCCTTCTCGACGACGTACCGGGACAGCTTCTTCGGCAGCGCGAACGTGGTGAGTCCCTGCTCGTCGCGTTTGAGGAAGACGCCGGTGCCGTCGACATGGCCTTGCATGATGTGCCCGCCGAGCCTGCCGCCCGCCGGCGTCGCGCGTTCGAGGTTGACGACGTCGCCGACCTGCACCTTCGCGAGGCTGGAGCGCTGCAGGGTCTCGTGCACGACATCGACGGTAAACTCACCGCCCGCCACCGCGACCACGGTGAGGCACACGCCACTCACCGCGATGGAGTCGCCGTGCCCGGCGTCGCTGGTCACCAGCGGCCCCCGAACGGTCAGTCTCGCGGCGTTCGGGACCTGCTCGACCGCGGTGACCTCGCCGAGTTCCTCGACAATGCCGGTGAACACTCCTGCTGCCCTCCTCCTGGCTCGCACCGCCGCTGGGAACGGTGCTCCCCTCATCCAACACCCCTCGCGGCCGATTCCTTCTCCTGACCCGACGGCGGATCACGAGGCGGGATCAGCCGCGGACGCGGGCCGCCTGCTCACGAAGCGCCGCGACGGCCTTACCAGGGTCTTCGGCGCCGTAGACGGCGGAACCGGCGACGAAGCAGTCCACTCCGGCTTCGGCGGCCTGCTCGATGGTGTCGGCGTTGATCCCGCCGTCGATCTCGACGACGAGTTTGAGGTGGCCGGTGTCGACCAGGCGCCGCGCGGTGCGGACCTTGTCGAGGACGCCCTCGATGAACGACTGACCGCCGAAACCGGGCTCGACCGACATCACCAGGAGCGTGTCGTAGTGCTTGAGGGTCTCGAGGTGGTCCTCGATCGGCGTGTTCGGCTTGATCGACAGGCCGGCCTTCGCCCCGGCGGCGCGCAGGTTCTTCGCCAGCGCGATCGGGTCGTGCGCGGCCTCGACGTGCACGGTGACGTTGTAAGCGCCCGCTTCGGCGTACCCGATGGCCCACTTGTCGGGGTTCTCGATCATCAGGTGGCAGTCGATGGGGACGTCGGTGGCCTTGAGCAGCGACTGCACCACGGGCAGGCCCAGGGTCAGGTTCGGCACGAAGTGCGCGTCCATGACGTCGACGTGGACCCAGTCCGCGCGGGTGTCGCCCTCCCCCGCGACGGCACGGATCTCGTCGCCGAGCCGGGCGAAGTCCGCGGAGAGGATGCTGGGTGCGATCAAAGGTCGGTGAGCCACGCGCCCGAGTGTAGGAGGACGCCGCTAACGCCCGCTAACCGGCTGTGACCGTCGACCCGGTCTGGAGTATGACGCGAAATGGCACCGCAGTGGGAGGTGCGCGCACGCGCCGCCGAATAGCGTTCCCCTCATGGTCAACCCACTCAAGCCCCTCGTGCGGATCGGCAGCTACCGCAGCGTCCCGTTCGGACTCCTCGGCATGGCGATGACGGCGATCCCGTTCCCCATCGCGCTCATTCCCGCCGTCCTCCTCCCGGGCGACGTGTGGGCGAAGATGGCCTACGGCGTGCTCGCCATGGGCGTGCTGGTCGTGCTGGCCGGTTTGCCCGGACCGATGCGCCGGGTCGGTATCTGGTTCTCCAACCAGATGCTGGACGCCCGGATCGCGCAGCCTCCGCAGCACACGAAGGTCGCCTGGTCGGAGCGCTGGCGCTCGGCGGCCTGGCTGCTCGTGCACACCGCGCTCGGCTGGGTGCTGTTCGGCCTCGGCTGTTTCCTGATGCTCGGCTTCGTGTTCGCCATCGTGTGGGCGGGAGGCGGCGGCAGCCCCATCGAGTTCTTCGGGGAACGGGTGACGATCGAATCGGGCACCGGCGGGCTGTGGACGCTGCCGATCGCGCTGGTCACGCTCG carries:
- a CDS encoding PH domain-containing protein gives rise to the protein MTESEVVVVRPRRALVMCSVLAVILLATFVVVAVLLRGSDTGVIFQPSDQAAMIGIGVLLAAGTMLFATARVKADADGIEVRNVLMTKKFAWSEVLSVSFPDGASWARLELPEDEYYSVMAVQAVDRERAVAAVRALRRLHKAAWEG
- the ribH gene encoding 6,7-dimethyl-8-ribityllumazine synthase — its product is MSGEGRPDVELDLSDCKNIRLGIVATRWHTKITSALLDRALEAAKAADLEEEPTVVRVAGAVELPVAAQALARTHDAVVALGVVIRGGTPHFEYVCDAVTAGLTRVALDESTPVGNGVLTCDTEQQALDRSGLPGSVEDKGYEATVAALDAAHALRNLRQPWTERGFV
- a CDS encoding bifunctional 3,4-dihydroxy-2-butanone-4-phosphate synthase/GTP cyclohydrolase II; protein product: MAVNADAIEAAIADIKAGRPVVVVDDEDRENEGDLIFAAEKATPELMAFMVRYTSGYVCVALTEAEADRLDLPPMYHTNQDQRGTAYSVTVDAAEGITTGISAADRSHTVRLLADPASKASDFRRPGHVVPLRAKQGGVLRRPGHTEASVDLARLAGLSPSGVLCEIVSQKDEGDMARRDELEVFAADHDLKMITIADLIAYRRRTEKQVERVAEARIPLSAGTFRAVGYDSLLDGIEHIAFVYGEIGDGEDILVRVHSECLTGDVFGSLRCDCGPQLEAALEAVAKEGRGVVLYIRGHEGRGIGLLHKLQAYQLQDAGADTVDANLQLGVPADARDYGTGAQILCDLGVRSMRLLTNNPAKRVGLEGYGLRVTGRVALPISPNPENLRYLKTKRDRMGHDLSQLEHFDQVGAEVDQGNGGGTR
- a CDS encoding riboflavin synthase gives rise to the protein MFTGIVEELGEVTAVEQVPNAARLTVRGPLVTSDAGHGDSIAVSGVCLTVVAVAGGEFTVDVVHETLQRSSLAKVQVGDVVNLERATPAGGRLGGHIMQGHVDGTGVFLKRDEQGLTTFALPKKLSRYVVEKGSIAVDGVSLTVASVTDEEFSVALIPTTLELTTLGRNTPGDLVNLEVDVVAKYVEKLAMPHLRAQGDNGGTEERA
- the rpe gene encoding ribulose-phosphate 3-epimerase, producing the protein MIAPSILSADFARLGDEIRAVAGEGDTRADWVHVDVMDAHFVPNLTLGLPVVQSLLKATDVPIDCHLMIENPDKWAIGYAEAGAYNVTVHVEAAHDPIALAKNLRAAGAKAGLSIKPNTPIEDHLETLKHYDTLLVMSVEPGFGGQSFIEGVLDKVRTARRLVDTGHLKLVVEIDGGINADTIEQAAEAGVDCFVAGSAVYGAEDPGKAVAALREQAARVRG